The Palaemon carinicauda isolate YSFRI2023 chromosome 43, ASM3689809v2, whole genome shotgun sequence genome window below encodes:
- the LOC137633828 gene encoding uncharacterized protein: MEQDSFVNAIRRFFARRGPIKRMWSDNGTNIVATERELREALQHFNEGEIRDTLSIQGIEWNFHPPHASHFGGVWERLIRSDRRALTAACLQQVMTDETLRTLFCEVEAVVSSQPLTKINDDPNCPAPLTPNMILTLKGSPDPSHPHECQKWSVPKSDINVGDVVLTLDEQLPRGSWPLGKVMEVTRSADGRVRQALIKTENGEFRRPVQKLCLLLENDKGDDIK; encoded by the exons TTCTTCGCTCGCAGGGGGCCTATCAAGAGAATGTGGTCCGACAACGGGACCAACATTGTGGCCACGGAACGAGAGCTAAGAGAAGCTCTCCAGCACTTCAACGAAGGAGAAATCAGAGACACACTCTCGATCCAAGGCATAGAGTGGAACTTTCATCCACCACATGCCTCACACTTCGGCGGAGTGTGGGAGCGTCTGATCAGGTCCGACCGAAGAGCCCTCACAGCGGCCTGTCTCCAACAAGTCATGACTGATGAAACGCTTCGCACTCTGTTCTGCGAAGTGGAGGCTGTTGTTAGTAGCCAACCTCTGACGAAGATCAACGACGACCCGAACTGCCCTGCCCCTCTCACGCCTAACATGATCCTAACTTTGAAAGGGTCACCCGATCCTTCACATCCACAT GAGTGCCAGAAGTGGTCAGTCCCAAAGAGTGACATCAACGTCGGTGACGTCGTTCTAACGCTGGACGAGCAGCTTCCCCGAGGCAGCTGGCCTCTAGGGAAAGTCATGGAGGTCACTCGGAGCGCTGACGGTCGCGTACGTCAAGCTTTGATCAAGACTGAGAACGGCGAGTTCAGAAGGCCCGTGCAGAAACTGtgccttctcttggaaaatgataaAGGCGATGATATAAAGTGA